A region of Lycium barbarum isolate Lr01 chromosome 1, ASM1917538v2, whole genome shotgun sequence DNA encodes the following proteins:
- the LOC132627472 gene encoding uncharacterized protein At4g15545-like → MSLSSSSDSSRVSGADFHLSDEILSVIPIDPYDQLDLARKITSMAIASRVTKLESETGRLRQKVHEKDRVIVELQDKVSQLEQACHETEMRLKFTCEDNMKLSKERDSLAMTAKKMGRDLAKLETFKRQLVQSLSDDNSSQAETVDIGTYDQSTHKAYSVKEEVNSYGVHHSFGGSMDSTVINDDASKRAVQRFSMTPYITPRLTPTGTPKIISTSVSPRRYSVAGSPQRTSGANSPTNFQYDGRGSMSSYFPSSQQSSAANSPPKARPLPGQTPRIDGKEFFRQARSRLSYEQFSAFLTNIKELNAQKQSREETLKKAEEIFGTDNKDLYLSFQGLLNRSAR, encoded by the exons ATGTCGCTAAGCAGTAGTAGCGATAGCAGTCGGGTTTCCGGGGCGGACTTTCATCTTTCCGATGAAATACTTTCGGTTATTCCGATTGACCCGTATGACCAATTGGATCTTGCTAGGAAGATTACTTCAATGGCTATAGCTTCTAGGGTTACGAAACTCGAGTCGGAAACGGGTCGGCTTCGTCAGAAGGTTCATGAAAAGGATCGGGTTATTGTGGAGCTCCAGGATAAAGTGTCTCAGCTTGAACAAGCTTGTCATGAAACTGAAATGCGGTTGAAATTCACTTGTGAAGATAAT ATGAAGCTTTCAAAGGAGAGGGATTCATTGGCTATGACAGCAAAGAAAATGGGTCGAGATTTGGCAAAG TTGGAGACTTTTAAACGGCAACTGGTGCAGTCTCTTAGTGATGATAATTCATCG CAAGCTGAAACTGTTGATATTGGCACTTACGACCAATCTACCCATAAGGCCTATTCTGTAAAGG AGGAGGTGAACAGCTATGGAGTACACCATTCTTTCGGTGGTTCTATGGACAGCACAGTAATTAATGATGATG CCTCAAAGCGAGCTGTGCAAAGATTTTCCATGACACCTTACATAACACCGCGTCTTACTCCAACTGGAACTCCCAAAATAATTTCAACTAGCGTATCTCCTAGAAGATATTCTGTTGCTGGATCTCCTCAGAGGACATCCGGTGCCAATTCTCCAACAAACTTTCAATATGACGGACGAGGTTCAATGTCATCTTATTTTCCATCAAGTCAACAGTCATCAGCAGCTAACTCTCCTCCAAAGGCACGCCCATTGCCAG GTCAAACTCCCCGAATTGATGGGAAGGAGTTCTTCCGACAAGCTAG GAGTCGTCTATCCTATGAGCAGTTCAGTGCATTTCTGACCAACATTAAGGAATTAAATGCACAAAAGCAATCTCGTGAG GAAACTTTGAAAAAAGCAGAAGAGATTTTCGGGACAGATAACAAAGATCTTTATCTGTCGTTCCAAGGTTTGCTTAACCGTAGTGCTCGGTGA